From the Cervus elaphus chromosome 20, mCerEla1.1, whole genome shotgun sequence genome, one window contains:
- the CSDE1 gene encoding cold shock domain-containing protein E1 isoform X2: protein MENVFTVPSDPHPPPAAPPSLSLPLSSSSTSSGTKKQKRTPTYQRSMSFDPNLLHNNGHNGYPNGTSAALRETGVIEKLLTSYGFIQCSERQARLFFHCSQYNGNLQDLKVGDDVEFEVSSDRRTGKPIAVKLVKIKQEILPEERINGQEVFYLTYTPEDVEGNVQLETGDKINFVIDNNKHTGAVSARNIMLLKKKQARYQGVVCAMKEAFGFIERGDIVKEIFFHYSEFKGDLESLQPGDDVEFTIKDRNGKEVATDVRLLPQGTVIFEDISIEHFEGTVTKVIPKVPSKNQNDPLPGRIKVDFVIPKELPFGDKDTKSKVTLLEGDHVRFNISTDRRDKLERATNIEVLSNTFQFTNEAREMGVIAAMRDGFGFIKCVDRDARMFFHFSEILDGNQLHIADEVEFTVVPDMLSAQRNHAIRIKKLPKGTVSFHSHSDHRFLGTVEKEATFSNPKTTSPNKGKEKEAEDGVIAYDDCGVKLTIAFQAKDVEGSTSPQIGDKVEFSISDKQRPGQQIATCVRLLGRNSNSKRLLGYVATLKDNFGFIETANHDKEIFFHYSEFSGDVDSLELGDMVEYSLSKGKGNKVSAEKVNKTHSVNGITEEADPTIYSGKVIRPLRSVDPTQTEYQGMIEIVDEGDMKGEVYPFGIVGMANKGDCLQKGESVKFQLCVLGQNAQTMAYNITPLRRATVECVKDQFGFINYEVGDSKKLFFHVKEVQDGIELQAGDEVEFSVILNQRTGKCSACNVWRVCEGPKAVAAPRPDRLVNRLKNITLDDASAPRLMVLRQPRGPDNSMGFGAERKIRQAGVID from the exons ATGGAGAACGTTTTTACTGTGCCATCCGATCCTCATCCCCCTCCTGCAGCCCctccttcactttctttaccTTTATCTTCATCTTCTACCTCATCTGGgactaaaaaacaaaagaggacCCCCACGTATCAGAGATCT atGAGCTTTGATCCAAACCTTCTCCACAACAATGGACATAATGGGTACCCCAATGGTACTTCAGCAGCACTGCGTGAAACTGGGGTTATTGAAAAACTGCTAACCTCTTATGGATTTATTCAGTGTTCAGAACGTCAAGCTAGACTTTTCTTCCACTGTTCACAGTATAATGGCAACCTGCAGGACTTAAAAGTAGGAG ATGATGTTGAATTTGAAGTATCATCTGACCGGCGGACTGGGAAACCCATTGCTGTTAAACTGGTGAAGATAAAACAAGAAATCCTCCCTGAAGAACGAATTAATGGACAA GAAGTGTTTTATCTGACTTACACCCCTGAAGATGTTGAAGGGAATGTTCAGCTGGAAACTGgagataaaataaactttgtaaTTGATAACAATAAACA tactGGTGCTGTAAGTGCTCGTAATATTATGCTGTTGAAAAAGAAACAAGCTCGCTATCAGGGAGTAGTTTGTGCCATGAAA GAGGCGTTTGGCTTTATTGAAAGAGGCGATATTGTAAAGGAGATATTCTTTCACTATAGTGAATTTAAGGGTGACTTAGAATCCTTACAGCCTGGAGATGACGTGGAATTCACAATCAAGGACCGAAAT GGTAAAGAAGTTGCAACAGATGTCAGACTTTTGCCTCAAGGAACAGTCATTTTTGAAGATATCAGCATTGAACATTTTGAAGGAACTGTAACCAAAGTTATCCCCAAAGTACCCAGTAAAAACCAG AATGACCCATTGCCAGGACGCATCAAAGTTGATTTTGTGATTCCTAAAGAACTTCCCTTTGGAGACAAAGATACAAAATCCAAGGTGACCCTGTTGGAAGGTGACCACGTTAGGTTTAATATTTCAACAGACCGTCGTGACAAATTAGAACGAGCAACCAACATAGAAGTTCTATCAAATACATTTCAGTTCACTAATGAAGCCAGAGAGATG GGTGTAATTGCTGCCATGAGAGATGGTTTTGGTTTCATCAAGTGTGTGGATCGTGATGCTCGTATGTTCTTCCACTTCAGTGAAATTCTGGATGGGAACCAGCTTCATATTGCAGATGAAGTAGAGTTTACTGTGGTTCCT GATATGCTCTCTGCCCAAAGAAATCATGCTATTAGGATTAAAAAACTTCCCAAGGGCACGGTTTCGTTCCACTCCCATTCAGATCATCGTTTTCTGGGCACTGTAGAAAAAGAGGCCACTTTTTCGAATCCTAAAACCACTAGCCCaaataaaggcaaagaaaag gAAGCTGAGGATGGCGTTATTGCTTATGATGATTGTGGAGTGAAATTGACTATTGCTTTTCAAGCCAAGGATGTGGAAGGATCTACTTCTCCTCAAATAGGAGACAAG GTTGAATTTAGTATTAGTGACAAACAGAGGCCTGGACAGCAGATTGCAACTTGTGTGCGACTCTTAGGTCGTAATTCGAACTCCAAGAGGCTCTTGGGTTATGTGGCAactttgaaggataattttggaTTTATTGAAACAGCCAATCATGATAAGGAAATCTTTTTCCATTACAG TGAGTTCTCTGGTGATGTTGATAGCCTGGAACTGGGGGACATGGTCGAGTACAGCTTGTCCAAAGGAAAAGGCAACAAAGTCAGTGCAGAAAAAGTGAACAAAACACACTCAG TGAATGGCATTACTGAGGAAGCTGATCCCACCATCTACTCTGGTAAAGTCATTCGCCCCTTGAGGAGTGTTGATCCAACACAGACCGAGTACCAAGGAATGATTGAGATCGTGGACGAAG GGGATATGAAAGGTGAGGTCTATCCATTTGGCATAGTTGGGATGGCCAACAAAGGGGACTGCCTACAGAAAGGGGAGAGCGTCAAGTTCCAGTTGTGTGTTCTGGGCCAAAATGCACAGACTATGGCCTACAACATCACACCCCTGCGTAGGGCTACAGTGGAGTGTGTGAAAGATCAG TTTGGCTTCATTAACTATGAAGTAGGAGATAGCAAGAAGCTCTTTTTCCATGTGAAAGAAGTTCAGGATGGCATTGAGCTGCAGGCAGGAGATGAGGTGGAATTCTCAGTGATTCTTAATCAGCGCACTGGCAAGTGCAGTGCTTGTAATGTTTGGCGAGTCTG CGAGGGCCCCAAGGCTGTTGCAGCTCCACGACCTGATAGGTTGGTCAATCGCTTGAAGAATATCACCCTGGATGATGCCAGTGCTCCTCGCCTAATGGTTCTTCGTCAGCCAAGGGGACCAGATAACTCAATG GGATTTGGTGCAGAAAGAAAGATCCGTCAAGCTGGTGTCATTGACTAA
- the CSDE1 gene encoding cold shock domain-containing protein E1 isoform X1, whose product MENVFTVPSDPHPPPAAPPSLSLPLSSSSTSSGTKKQKRTPTYQRSMSFDPNLLHNNGHNGYPNGTSAALRETGVIEKLLTSYGFIQCSERQARLFFHCSQYNGNLQDLKVGDDVEFEVSSDRRTGKPIAVKLVKIKQEILPEERINGQVVCAVPHNLESKSPAAPGQSPTGSVCYERNGEVFYLTYTPEDVEGNVQLETGDKINFVIDNNKHTGAVSARNIMLLKKKQARYQGVVCAMKEAFGFIERGDIVKEIFFHYSEFKGDLESLQPGDDVEFTIKDRNGKEVATDVRLLPQGTVIFEDISIEHFEGTVTKVIPKVPSKNQNDPLPGRIKVDFVIPKELPFGDKDTKSKVTLLEGDHVRFNISTDRRDKLERATNIEVLSNTFQFTNEAREMGVIAAMRDGFGFIKCVDRDARMFFHFSEILDGNQLHIADEVEFTVVPDMLSAQRNHAIRIKKLPKGTVSFHSHSDHRFLGTVEKEATFSNPKTTSPNKGKEKEAEDGVIAYDDCGVKLTIAFQAKDVEGSTSPQIGDKVEFSISDKQRPGQQIATCVRLLGRNSNSKRLLGYVATLKDNFGFIETANHDKEIFFHYSEFSGDVDSLELGDMVEYSLSKGKGNKVSAEKVNKTHSVNGITEEADPTIYSGKVIRPLRSVDPTQTEYQGMIEIVDEGDMKGEVYPFGIVGMANKGDCLQKGESVKFQLCVLGQNAQTMAYNITPLRRATVECVKDQFGFINYEVGDSKKLFFHVKEVQDGIELQAGDEVEFSVILNQRTGKCSACNVWRVCEGPKAVAAPRPDRLVNRLKNITLDDASAPRLMVLRQPRGPDNSMGFGAERKIRQAGVID is encoded by the exons ATGGAGAACGTTTTTACTGTGCCATCCGATCCTCATCCCCCTCCTGCAGCCCctccttcactttctttaccTTTATCTTCATCTTCTACCTCATCTGGgactaaaaaacaaaagaggacCCCCACGTATCAGAGATCT atGAGCTTTGATCCAAACCTTCTCCACAACAATGGACATAATGGGTACCCCAATGGTACTTCAGCAGCACTGCGTGAAACTGGGGTTATTGAAAAACTGCTAACCTCTTATGGATTTATTCAGTGTTCAGAACGTCAAGCTAGACTTTTCTTCCACTGTTCACAGTATAATGGCAACCTGCAGGACTTAAAAGTAGGAG ATGATGTTGAATTTGAAGTATCATCTGACCGGCGGACTGGGAAACCCATTGCTGTTAAACTGGTGAAGATAAAACAAGAAATCCTCCCTGAAGAACGAATTAATGGACAA GTTGTGTGCGCTGTTCCTCACAACTTAGAGAGTAAATCTCCAGCTGCCCCGGGTCAGAGTCCAACAGGGAGTGTATGCTACGAACGTAATGGG GAAGTGTTTTATCTGACTTACACCCCTGAAGATGTTGAAGGGAATGTTCAGCTGGAAACTGgagataaaataaactttgtaaTTGATAACAATAAACA tactGGTGCTGTAAGTGCTCGTAATATTATGCTGTTGAAAAAGAAACAAGCTCGCTATCAGGGAGTAGTTTGTGCCATGAAA GAGGCGTTTGGCTTTATTGAAAGAGGCGATATTGTAAAGGAGATATTCTTTCACTATAGTGAATTTAAGGGTGACTTAGAATCCTTACAGCCTGGAGATGACGTGGAATTCACAATCAAGGACCGAAAT GGTAAAGAAGTTGCAACAGATGTCAGACTTTTGCCTCAAGGAACAGTCATTTTTGAAGATATCAGCATTGAACATTTTGAAGGAACTGTAACCAAAGTTATCCCCAAAGTACCCAGTAAAAACCAG AATGACCCATTGCCAGGACGCATCAAAGTTGATTTTGTGATTCCTAAAGAACTTCCCTTTGGAGACAAAGATACAAAATCCAAGGTGACCCTGTTGGAAGGTGACCACGTTAGGTTTAATATTTCAACAGACCGTCGTGACAAATTAGAACGAGCAACCAACATAGAAGTTCTATCAAATACATTTCAGTTCACTAATGAAGCCAGAGAGATG GGTGTAATTGCTGCCATGAGAGATGGTTTTGGTTTCATCAAGTGTGTGGATCGTGATGCTCGTATGTTCTTCCACTTCAGTGAAATTCTGGATGGGAACCAGCTTCATATTGCAGATGAAGTAGAGTTTACTGTGGTTCCT GATATGCTCTCTGCCCAAAGAAATCATGCTATTAGGATTAAAAAACTTCCCAAGGGCACGGTTTCGTTCCACTCCCATTCAGATCATCGTTTTCTGGGCACTGTAGAAAAAGAGGCCACTTTTTCGAATCCTAAAACCACTAGCCCaaataaaggcaaagaaaag gAAGCTGAGGATGGCGTTATTGCTTATGATGATTGTGGAGTGAAATTGACTATTGCTTTTCAAGCCAAGGATGTGGAAGGATCTACTTCTCCTCAAATAGGAGACAAG GTTGAATTTAGTATTAGTGACAAACAGAGGCCTGGACAGCAGATTGCAACTTGTGTGCGACTCTTAGGTCGTAATTCGAACTCCAAGAGGCTCTTGGGTTATGTGGCAactttgaaggataattttggaTTTATTGAAACAGCCAATCATGATAAGGAAATCTTTTTCCATTACAG TGAGTTCTCTGGTGATGTTGATAGCCTGGAACTGGGGGACATGGTCGAGTACAGCTTGTCCAAAGGAAAAGGCAACAAAGTCAGTGCAGAAAAAGTGAACAAAACACACTCAG TGAATGGCATTACTGAGGAAGCTGATCCCACCATCTACTCTGGTAAAGTCATTCGCCCCTTGAGGAGTGTTGATCCAACACAGACCGAGTACCAAGGAATGATTGAGATCGTGGACGAAG GGGATATGAAAGGTGAGGTCTATCCATTTGGCATAGTTGGGATGGCCAACAAAGGGGACTGCCTACAGAAAGGGGAGAGCGTCAAGTTCCAGTTGTGTGTTCTGGGCCAAAATGCACAGACTATGGCCTACAACATCACACCCCTGCGTAGGGCTACAGTGGAGTGTGTGAAAGATCAG TTTGGCTTCATTAACTATGAAGTAGGAGATAGCAAGAAGCTCTTTTTCCATGTGAAAGAAGTTCAGGATGGCATTGAGCTGCAGGCAGGAGATGAGGTGGAATTCTCAGTGATTCTTAATCAGCGCACTGGCAAGTGCAGTGCTTGTAATGTTTGGCGAGTCTG CGAGGGCCCCAAGGCTGTTGCAGCTCCACGACCTGATAGGTTGGTCAATCGCTTGAAGAATATCACCCTGGATGATGCCAGTGCTCCTCGCCTAATGGTTCTTCGTCAGCCAAGGGGACCAGATAACTCAATG GGATTTGGTGCAGAAAGAAAGATCCGTCAAGCTGGTGTCATTGACTAA
- the CSDE1 gene encoding cold shock domain-containing protein E1 isoform X3 produces MSFDPNLLHNNGHNGYPNGTSAALRETGVIEKLLTSYGFIQCSERQARLFFHCSQYNGNLQDLKVGDDVEFEVSSDRRTGKPIAVKLVKIKQEILPEERINGQVVCAVPHNLESKSPAAPGQSPTGSVCYERNGEVFYLTYTPEDVEGNVQLETGDKINFVIDNNKHTGAVSARNIMLLKKKQARYQGVVCAMKEAFGFIERGDIVKEIFFHYSEFKGDLESLQPGDDVEFTIKDRNGKEVATDVRLLPQGTVIFEDISIEHFEGTVTKVIPKVPSKNQNDPLPGRIKVDFVIPKELPFGDKDTKSKVTLLEGDHVRFNISTDRRDKLERATNIEVLSNTFQFTNEAREMGVIAAMRDGFGFIKCVDRDARMFFHFSEILDGNQLHIADEVEFTVVPDMLSAQRNHAIRIKKLPKGTVSFHSHSDHRFLGTVEKEATFSNPKTTSPNKGKEKEAEDGVIAYDDCGVKLTIAFQAKDVEGSTSPQIGDKVEFSISDKQRPGQQIATCVRLLGRNSNSKRLLGYVATLKDNFGFIETANHDKEIFFHYSEFSGDVDSLELGDMVEYSLSKGKGNKVSAEKVNKTHSVNGITEEADPTIYSGKVIRPLRSVDPTQTEYQGMIEIVDEGDMKGEVYPFGIVGMANKGDCLQKGESVKFQLCVLGQNAQTMAYNITPLRRATVECVKDQFGFINYEVGDSKKLFFHVKEVQDGIELQAGDEVEFSVILNQRTGKCSACNVWRVCEGPKAVAAPRPDRLVNRLKNITLDDASAPRLMVLRQPRGPDNSMGFGAERKIRQAGVID; encoded by the exons atGAGCTTTGATCCAAACCTTCTCCACAACAATGGACATAATGGGTACCCCAATGGTACTTCAGCAGCACTGCGTGAAACTGGGGTTATTGAAAAACTGCTAACCTCTTATGGATTTATTCAGTGTTCAGAACGTCAAGCTAGACTTTTCTTCCACTGTTCACAGTATAATGGCAACCTGCAGGACTTAAAAGTAGGAG ATGATGTTGAATTTGAAGTATCATCTGACCGGCGGACTGGGAAACCCATTGCTGTTAAACTGGTGAAGATAAAACAAGAAATCCTCCCTGAAGAACGAATTAATGGACAA GTTGTGTGCGCTGTTCCTCACAACTTAGAGAGTAAATCTCCAGCTGCCCCGGGTCAGAGTCCAACAGGGAGTGTATGCTACGAACGTAATGGG GAAGTGTTTTATCTGACTTACACCCCTGAAGATGTTGAAGGGAATGTTCAGCTGGAAACTGgagataaaataaactttgtaaTTGATAACAATAAACA tactGGTGCTGTAAGTGCTCGTAATATTATGCTGTTGAAAAAGAAACAAGCTCGCTATCAGGGAGTAGTTTGTGCCATGAAA GAGGCGTTTGGCTTTATTGAAAGAGGCGATATTGTAAAGGAGATATTCTTTCACTATAGTGAATTTAAGGGTGACTTAGAATCCTTACAGCCTGGAGATGACGTGGAATTCACAATCAAGGACCGAAAT GGTAAAGAAGTTGCAACAGATGTCAGACTTTTGCCTCAAGGAACAGTCATTTTTGAAGATATCAGCATTGAACATTTTGAAGGAACTGTAACCAAAGTTATCCCCAAAGTACCCAGTAAAAACCAG AATGACCCATTGCCAGGACGCATCAAAGTTGATTTTGTGATTCCTAAAGAACTTCCCTTTGGAGACAAAGATACAAAATCCAAGGTGACCCTGTTGGAAGGTGACCACGTTAGGTTTAATATTTCAACAGACCGTCGTGACAAATTAGAACGAGCAACCAACATAGAAGTTCTATCAAATACATTTCAGTTCACTAATGAAGCCAGAGAGATG GGTGTAATTGCTGCCATGAGAGATGGTTTTGGTTTCATCAAGTGTGTGGATCGTGATGCTCGTATGTTCTTCCACTTCAGTGAAATTCTGGATGGGAACCAGCTTCATATTGCAGATGAAGTAGAGTTTACTGTGGTTCCT GATATGCTCTCTGCCCAAAGAAATCATGCTATTAGGATTAAAAAACTTCCCAAGGGCACGGTTTCGTTCCACTCCCATTCAGATCATCGTTTTCTGGGCACTGTAGAAAAAGAGGCCACTTTTTCGAATCCTAAAACCACTAGCCCaaataaaggcaaagaaaag gAAGCTGAGGATGGCGTTATTGCTTATGATGATTGTGGAGTGAAATTGACTATTGCTTTTCAAGCCAAGGATGTGGAAGGATCTACTTCTCCTCAAATAGGAGACAAG GTTGAATTTAGTATTAGTGACAAACAGAGGCCTGGACAGCAGATTGCAACTTGTGTGCGACTCTTAGGTCGTAATTCGAACTCCAAGAGGCTCTTGGGTTATGTGGCAactttgaaggataattttggaTTTATTGAAACAGCCAATCATGATAAGGAAATCTTTTTCCATTACAG TGAGTTCTCTGGTGATGTTGATAGCCTGGAACTGGGGGACATGGTCGAGTACAGCTTGTCCAAAGGAAAAGGCAACAAAGTCAGTGCAGAAAAAGTGAACAAAACACACTCAG TGAATGGCATTACTGAGGAAGCTGATCCCACCATCTACTCTGGTAAAGTCATTCGCCCCTTGAGGAGTGTTGATCCAACACAGACCGAGTACCAAGGAATGATTGAGATCGTGGACGAAG GGGATATGAAAGGTGAGGTCTATCCATTTGGCATAGTTGGGATGGCCAACAAAGGGGACTGCCTACAGAAAGGGGAGAGCGTCAAGTTCCAGTTGTGTGTTCTGGGCCAAAATGCACAGACTATGGCCTACAACATCACACCCCTGCGTAGGGCTACAGTGGAGTGTGTGAAAGATCAG TTTGGCTTCATTAACTATGAAGTAGGAGATAGCAAGAAGCTCTTTTTCCATGTGAAAGAAGTTCAGGATGGCATTGAGCTGCAGGCAGGAGATGAGGTGGAATTCTCAGTGATTCTTAATCAGCGCACTGGCAAGTGCAGTGCTTGTAATGTTTGGCGAGTCTG CGAGGGCCCCAAGGCTGTTGCAGCTCCACGACCTGATAGGTTGGTCAATCGCTTGAAGAATATCACCCTGGATGATGCCAGTGCTCCTCGCCTAATGGTTCTTCGTCAGCCAAGGGGACCAGATAACTCAATG GGATTTGGTGCAGAAAGAAAGATCCGTCAAGCTGGTGTCATTGACTAA
- the CSDE1 gene encoding cold shock domain-containing protein E1 isoform X4 — protein sequence MSFDPNLLHNNGHNGYPNGTSAALRETGVIEKLLTSYGFIQCSERQARLFFHCSQYNGNLQDLKVGDDVEFEVSSDRRTGKPIAVKLVKIKQEILPEERINGQEVFYLTYTPEDVEGNVQLETGDKINFVIDNNKHTGAVSARNIMLLKKKQARYQGVVCAMKEAFGFIERGDIVKEIFFHYSEFKGDLESLQPGDDVEFTIKDRNGKEVATDVRLLPQGTVIFEDISIEHFEGTVTKVIPKVPSKNQNDPLPGRIKVDFVIPKELPFGDKDTKSKVTLLEGDHVRFNISTDRRDKLERATNIEVLSNTFQFTNEAREMGVIAAMRDGFGFIKCVDRDARMFFHFSEILDGNQLHIADEVEFTVVPDMLSAQRNHAIRIKKLPKGTVSFHSHSDHRFLGTVEKEATFSNPKTTSPNKGKEKEAEDGVIAYDDCGVKLTIAFQAKDVEGSTSPQIGDKVEFSISDKQRPGQQIATCVRLLGRNSNSKRLLGYVATLKDNFGFIETANHDKEIFFHYSEFSGDVDSLELGDMVEYSLSKGKGNKVSAEKVNKTHSVNGITEEADPTIYSGKVIRPLRSVDPTQTEYQGMIEIVDEGDMKGEVYPFGIVGMANKGDCLQKGESVKFQLCVLGQNAQTMAYNITPLRRATVECVKDQFGFINYEVGDSKKLFFHVKEVQDGIELQAGDEVEFSVILNQRTGKCSACNVWRVCEGPKAVAAPRPDRLVNRLKNITLDDASAPRLMVLRQPRGPDNSMGFGAERKIRQAGVID from the exons atGAGCTTTGATCCAAACCTTCTCCACAACAATGGACATAATGGGTACCCCAATGGTACTTCAGCAGCACTGCGTGAAACTGGGGTTATTGAAAAACTGCTAACCTCTTATGGATTTATTCAGTGTTCAGAACGTCAAGCTAGACTTTTCTTCCACTGTTCACAGTATAATGGCAACCTGCAGGACTTAAAAGTAGGAG ATGATGTTGAATTTGAAGTATCATCTGACCGGCGGACTGGGAAACCCATTGCTGTTAAACTGGTGAAGATAAAACAAGAAATCCTCCCTGAAGAACGAATTAATGGACAA GAAGTGTTTTATCTGACTTACACCCCTGAAGATGTTGAAGGGAATGTTCAGCTGGAAACTGgagataaaataaactttgtaaTTGATAACAATAAACA tactGGTGCTGTAAGTGCTCGTAATATTATGCTGTTGAAAAAGAAACAAGCTCGCTATCAGGGAGTAGTTTGTGCCATGAAA GAGGCGTTTGGCTTTATTGAAAGAGGCGATATTGTAAAGGAGATATTCTTTCACTATAGTGAATTTAAGGGTGACTTAGAATCCTTACAGCCTGGAGATGACGTGGAATTCACAATCAAGGACCGAAAT GGTAAAGAAGTTGCAACAGATGTCAGACTTTTGCCTCAAGGAACAGTCATTTTTGAAGATATCAGCATTGAACATTTTGAAGGAACTGTAACCAAAGTTATCCCCAAAGTACCCAGTAAAAACCAG AATGACCCATTGCCAGGACGCATCAAAGTTGATTTTGTGATTCCTAAAGAACTTCCCTTTGGAGACAAAGATACAAAATCCAAGGTGACCCTGTTGGAAGGTGACCACGTTAGGTTTAATATTTCAACAGACCGTCGTGACAAATTAGAACGAGCAACCAACATAGAAGTTCTATCAAATACATTTCAGTTCACTAATGAAGCCAGAGAGATG GGTGTAATTGCTGCCATGAGAGATGGTTTTGGTTTCATCAAGTGTGTGGATCGTGATGCTCGTATGTTCTTCCACTTCAGTGAAATTCTGGATGGGAACCAGCTTCATATTGCAGATGAAGTAGAGTTTACTGTGGTTCCT GATATGCTCTCTGCCCAAAGAAATCATGCTATTAGGATTAAAAAACTTCCCAAGGGCACGGTTTCGTTCCACTCCCATTCAGATCATCGTTTTCTGGGCACTGTAGAAAAAGAGGCCACTTTTTCGAATCCTAAAACCACTAGCCCaaataaaggcaaagaaaag gAAGCTGAGGATGGCGTTATTGCTTATGATGATTGTGGAGTGAAATTGACTATTGCTTTTCAAGCCAAGGATGTGGAAGGATCTACTTCTCCTCAAATAGGAGACAAG GTTGAATTTAGTATTAGTGACAAACAGAGGCCTGGACAGCAGATTGCAACTTGTGTGCGACTCTTAGGTCGTAATTCGAACTCCAAGAGGCTCTTGGGTTATGTGGCAactttgaaggataattttggaTTTATTGAAACAGCCAATCATGATAAGGAAATCTTTTTCCATTACAG TGAGTTCTCTGGTGATGTTGATAGCCTGGAACTGGGGGACATGGTCGAGTACAGCTTGTCCAAAGGAAAAGGCAACAAAGTCAGTGCAGAAAAAGTGAACAAAACACACTCAG TGAATGGCATTACTGAGGAAGCTGATCCCACCATCTACTCTGGTAAAGTCATTCGCCCCTTGAGGAGTGTTGATCCAACACAGACCGAGTACCAAGGAATGATTGAGATCGTGGACGAAG GGGATATGAAAGGTGAGGTCTATCCATTTGGCATAGTTGGGATGGCCAACAAAGGGGACTGCCTACAGAAAGGGGAGAGCGTCAAGTTCCAGTTGTGTGTTCTGGGCCAAAATGCACAGACTATGGCCTACAACATCACACCCCTGCGTAGGGCTACAGTGGAGTGTGTGAAAGATCAG TTTGGCTTCATTAACTATGAAGTAGGAGATAGCAAGAAGCTCTTTTTCCATGTGAAAGAAGTTCAGGATGGCATTGAGCTGCAGGCAGGAGATGAGGTGGAATTCTCAGTGATTCTTAATCAGCGCACTGGCAAGTGCAGTGCTTGTAATGTTTGGCGAGTCTG CGAGGGCCCCAAGGCTGTTGCAGCTCCACGACCTGATAGGTTGGTCAATCGCTTGAAGAATATCACCCTGGATGATGCCAGTGCTCCTCGCCTAATGGTTCTTCGTCAGCCAAGGGGACCAGATAACTCAATG GGATTTGGTGCAGAAAGAAAGATCCGTCAAGCTGGTGTCATTGACTAA